In Jaculus jaculus isolate mJacJac1 chromosome 11, mJacJac1.mat.Y.cur, whole genome shotgun sequence, the following proteins share a genomic window:
- the Igfals gene encoding insulin-like growth factor-binding protein complex acid labile subunit isoform X2, with product MGFRQGLALVVLLVSWVALGPCGLQGAEPGVAVDSEGPGCPAICSCSYDDYTDELSVFCSGRNLTELPDGIPVSTRALWLDGNNFSFIPSAAFQNLSSLDFLNLQGSRLSSLEPQALLGLRGLYHLHLERNRLRSLAVGLFAYTPGLASLSLGNNLLGRLEEGLFRGLTHLWDLNLGWNSLVVLPDTVFQGLGNLRELVLAGNKLAYLQPALFCGLGELRELDLSRNALRSVKANVFARLPRLQKLYLDRNLITAVAPGAFLGMKALRWLDLSHNRVAGLLEDTFPGLLGLHVLRLAHNAIGSLRPHTFKDLHFLEELQLGHNRIRQLVEKTFEGLGQLEVLTLNDNQIQEVKAGAFLGLFNVAVMNLSGNCLRNLPEQVFQGLGKLHSLHLENSCLGRIRPHTFAGLAGLRRLFLRGNGIASIEEQSLAGLPELQELDLTANQLTHLPRRLFQGLGQLEYLLLSHNQLSALSADVLGPLKRAFWLDVSHNRLEALADGLFSPLGQLRFLSLRNNSLQIFSPQPGLERLWLEGNPWDCRCPLKALRDFALQNPSVVPRFVQTVSESDAGQPVYTYNNITCASPASVSGLDLRDVGEAHFVHC from the exons ATGGGGTTCCGGCAGG GCCTGGCCCTGGTGGTGCTGCTGGTCTCCTGGGTGGCACTGGGCCCCTGTGGCCTGCAGGGAGCAGAACCCGGAGTAGCGGTTGATTCCGAGGGCCCTGGGTGCCCTGCCATCTGCTCCTGCAGCTACGATGACTACACAGATGAGCTCAGTGTCTTCTGCAGCGGGAGGAACCTCACAGAGTTGCCCGATGGCATTCCCGTCAGCACCAGGGCCCTGTGGCTTGATGGCAACAACTTCTCCTTCATCCCCTCGGCGGCCTTCCAGAACCTCTCTAGCCTGGACTTCCTCAACCTGCAGGGCAGTAGGCTGAGCAGCCTGGAGCCGCAGGCTCTGCTGGGCTTGCGGGGCCTGTACCACCTGCATCTGGAGCGAAACCGACTTCGGAGCCTGGCGGTTGGCTTGTTCGCGTACACTCCGGGCCTGGCCTCGCTCAGCCTGGGCAACAATCTCCTGGGCCGACTGGAAGAGGGCCTGTTCCGGGGCCTCACCCACCTCTGGGACCTCAACCTAGGCTGGAACAGCCTGGTGGTGTTGCCCGACACTGTGTTCCAGGGCCTGGGCAACCTCCGTGAGCTGGTGCTGGCTGGCAACAAGCTGGCTTACCTGCAGCCAGCACTCTTCTGTGGCCTGGGTGAGCTGCGGGAACTGGACTTGAGCAGGAACGCACTGCGCAGCGTCAAAGCCAACGTCTTTGCGCGGCTGCCCCGGCTGCAGAAGCTCTACCTGGACCGCAACCTCATCACGGCGGTGGCCCCTGGCGCCTTCCTGGGCATGAAGGCGTTGCGCTGGCTGGACCTGTCCCACAACCGTGTGGCTGGCCTCCTGGAGGACACCTTCCCGGGACTTCTGGGCCTGCATGTCCTGCGCCTGGCACACAATGCCATTGGCAGCCTGCGGCCACACACCTTCAAAGACTTGCACTTCCTGGAGGAACTACAGCTCGGTCACAACCGCATCCGGCAGCTGGTGGAGAAGACATTTGAGGGTCTGGGGCAGCTGGAGGTGCTGACGCTCAACGACAACCAGATCCAGGAGGTCAAGGCAGGCGCTTTCCTGGGCCTCTTCAATGTGGCCGTCATGAACCTCTCAGGTAACTGTCTGCGGAACCTCCCGGAgcaggtgttccagggcctgggCAAACTGCACAGCCTGCACCTGGAGAACAGCTGCCTGGGCCGCATCCGCCCACACACCTTTGCTGGCCTCGCGGGGCTGCGCAGGCTCTTCCTCAGGGGCAACGGCATTGCCAGCATCGAGGAGCAGAGCCTGGCGGGGCTGCCGGAGCTCCAGGAGCTTGACCTCACGGCCAACCAGCTCACGCACCTGCCCCGCCGGCTCTTCCAGGGCCTCGGCCAGCTGGAGTACCTGCTCCTCTCCCACAACCAGCTGTCAGCGCTGTCCGCAGACGTCCTGGGCCCCCTGAAGCGGGCCTTCTGGCTGGATGTCTCGCATAACCGCCTGGAGGCGCTGGCTGACGGCCTCTTCTCCCCGTTGGGGCAGCTTCGCTTCCTCAGCCTCAGGAATAACTCCCTCCAAATTTTCTCACCCCAACCTGGCCTGGAGCGCCTGTGGCTGGAGGGCAACCCCTGGGACTGCCGCTGTCCCCTCAAGGCACTGCGGGACTTTGCCCTGCAGAACCCCAGTGTCGTCCCTCGCTTCGTTCAGACCGTCAGCGAGAGCGACGCCGGCCAGCCTGTGTACACCTACAACAACATCACCTGCGCCAGCCCCGCCAGCGTCTCAGGCCTCGACCTGCGGGATGTCGGCGAGGCTCACTTTGTGCACTGCTGA
- the Igfals gene encoding insulin-like growth factor-binding protein complex acid labile subunit isoform X3, whose translation MALRTGLALVVLLVSWVALGPCGLQGAEPGVAVDSEGPGCPAICSCSYDDYTDELSVFCSGRNLTELPDGIPVSTRALWLDGNNFSFIPSAAFQNLSSLDFLNLQGSRLSSLEPQALLGLRGLYHLHLERNRLRSLAVGLFAYTPGLASLSLGNNLLGRLEEGLFRGLTHLWDLNLGWNSLVVLPDTVFQGLGNLRELVLAGNKLAYLQPALFCGLGELRELDLSRNALRSVKANVFARLPRLQKLYLDRNLITAVAPGAFLGMKALRWLDLSHNRVAGLLEDTFPGLLGLHVLRLAHNAIGSLRPHTFKDLHFLEELQLGHNRIRQLVEKTFEGLGQLEVLTLNDNQIQEVKAGAFLGLFNVAVMNLSGNCLRNLPEQVFQGLGKLHSLHLENSCLGRIRPHTFAGLAGLRRLFLRGNGIASIEEQSLAGLPELQELDLTANQLTHLPRRLFQGLGQLEYLLLSHNQLSALSADVLGPLKRAFWLDVSHNRLEALADGLFSPLGQLRFLSLRNNSLQIFSPQPGLERLWLEGNPWDCRCPLKALRDFALQNPSVVPRFVQTVSESDAGQPVYTYNNITCASPASVSGLDLRDVGEAHFVHC comes from the exons ATGGCCCTGAGGACAG GCCTGGCCCTGGTGGTGCTGCTGGTCTCCTGGGTGGCACTGGGCCCCTGTGGCCTGCAGGGAGCAGAACCCGGAGTAGCGGTTGATTCCGAGGGCCCTGGGTGCCCTGCCATCTGCTCCTGCAGCTACGATGACTACACAGATGAGCTCAGTGTCTTCTGCAGCGGGAGGAACCTCACAGAGTTGCCCGATGGCATTCCCGTCAGCACCAGGGCCCTGTGGCTTGATGGCAACAACTTCTCCTTCATCCCCTCGGCGGCCTTCCAGAACCTCTCTAGCCTGGACTTCCTCAACCTGCAGGGCAGTAGGCTGAGCAGCCTGGAGCCGCAGGCTCTGCTGGGCTTGCGGGGCCTGTACCACCTGCATCTGGAGCGAAACCGACTTCGGAGCCTGGCGGTTGGCTTGTTCGCGTACACTCCGGGCCTGGCCTCGCTCAGCCTGGGCAACAATCTCCTGGGCCGACTGGAAGAGGGCCTGTTCCGGGGCCTCACCCACCTCTGGGACCTCAACCTAGGCTGGAACAGCCTGGTGGTGTTGCCCGACACTGTGTTCCAGGGCCTGGGCAACCTCCGTGAGCTGGTGCTGGCTGGCAACAAGCTGGCTTACCTGCAGCCAGCACTCTTCTGTGGCCTGGGTGAGCTGCGGGAACTGGACTTGAGCAGGAACGCACTGCGCAGCGTCAAAGCCAACGTCTTTGCGCGGCTGCCCCGGCTGCAGAAGCTCTACCTGGACCGCAACCTCATCACGGCGGTGGCCCCTGGCGCCTTCCTGGGCATGAAGGCGTTGCGCTGGCTGGACCTGTCCCACAACCGTGTGGCTGGCCTCCTGGAGGACACCTTCCCGGGACTTCTGGGCCTGCATGTCCTGCGCCTGGCACACAATGCCATTGGCAGCCTGCGGCCACACACCTTCAAAGACTTGCACTTCCTGGAGGAACTACAGCTCGGTCACAACCGCATCCGGCAGCTGGTGGAGAAGACATTTGAGGGTCTGGGGCAGCTGGAGGTGCTGACGCTCAACGACAACCAGATCCAGGAGGTCAAGGCAGGCGCTTTCCTGGGCCTCTTCAATGTGGCCGTCATGAACCTCTCAGGTAACTGTCTGCGGAACCTCCCGGAgcaggtgttccagggcctgggCAAACTGCACAGCCTGCACCTGGAGAACAGCTGCCTGGGCCGCATCCGCCCACACACCTTTGCTGGCCTCGCGGGGCTGCGCAGGCTCTTCCTCAGGGGCAACGGCATTGCCAGCATCGAGGAGCAGAGCCTGGCGGGGCTGCCGGAGCTCCAGGAGCTTGACCTCACGGCCAACCAGCTCACGCACCTGCCCCGCCGGCTCTTCCAGGGCCTCGGCCAGCTGGAGTACCTGCTCCTCTCCCACAACCAGCTGTCAGCGCTGTCCGCAGACGTCCTGGGCCCCCTGAAGCGGGCCTTCTGGCTGGATGTCTCGCATAACCGCCTGGAGGCGCTGGCTGACGGCCTCTTCTCCCCGTTGGGGCAGCTTCGCTTCCTCAGCCTCAGGAATAACTCCCTCCAAATTTTCTCACCCCAACCTGGCCTGGAGCGCCTGTGGCTGGAGGGCAACCCCTGGGACTGCCGCTGTCCCCTCAAGGCACTGCGGGACTTTGCCCTGCAGAACCCCAGTGTCGTCCCTCGCTTCGTTCAGACCGTCAGCGAGAGCGACGCCGGCCAGCCTGTGTACACCTACAACAACATCACCTGCGCCAGCCCCGCCAGCGTCTCAGGCCTCGACCTGCGGGATGTCGGCGAGGCTCACTTTGTGCACTGCTGA
- the Igfals gene encoding insulin-like growth factor-binding protein complex acid labile subunit isoform X1: MGKSSHLQGQGHGSPVCTRHSSLAMGPAWGCSPSGSHPGPRCPRAPCQAPLPAGLALVVLLVSWVALGPCGLQGAEPGVAVDSEGPGCPAICSCSYDDYTDELSVFCSGRNLTELPDGIPVSTRALWLDGNNFSFIPSAAFQNLSSLDFLNLQGSRLSSLEPQALLGLRGLYHLHLERNRLRSLAVGLFAYTPGLASLSLGNNLLGRLEEGLFRGLTHLWDLNLGWNSLVVLPDTVFQGLGNLRELVLAGNKLAYLQPALFCGLGELRELDLSRNALRSVKANVFARLPRLQKLYLDRNLITAVAPGAFLGMKALRWLDLSHNRVAGLLEDTFPGLLGLHVLRLAHNAIGSLRPHTFKDLHFLEELQLGHNRIRQLVEKTFEGLGQLEVLTLNDNQIQEVKAGAFLGLFNVAVMNLSGNCLRNLPEQVFQGLGKLHSLHLENSCLGRIRPHTFAGLAGLRRLFLRGNGIASIEEQSLAGLPELQELDLTANQLTHLPRRLFQGLGQLEYLLLSHNQLSALSADVLGPLKRAFWLDVSHNRLEALADGLFSPLGQLRFLSLRNNSLQIFSPQPGLERLWLEGNPWDCRCPLKALRDFALQNPSVVPRFVQTVSESDAGQPVYTYNNITCASPASVSGLDLRDVGEAHFVHC; this comes from the coding sequence ATGGGGAAGTCCAGTCACCTTCAGGGCCAAGGACACGGCAGTCCTGTATGCACGCGTCACTCTTCTCTTGCTATGGGCCCCGCCTGGGGATGTTCACCATCTGGCTCACATCCTGGGCCACGGTGCCCCAGAGCACCTTGCCAAGCCCCTCTCCCCGCAGGCCTGGCCCTGGTGGTGCTGCTGGTCTCCTGGGTGGCACTGGGCCCCTGTGGCCTGCAGGGAGCAGAACCCGGAGTAGCGGTTGATTCCGAGGGCCCTGGGTGCCCTGCCATCTGCTCCTGCAGCTACGATGACTACACAGATGAGCTCAGTGTCTTCTGCAGCGGGAGGAACCTCACAGAGTTGCCCGATGGCATTCCCGTCAGCACCAGGGCCCTGTGGCTTGATGGCAACAACTTCTCCTTCATCCCCTCGGCGGCCTTCCAGAACCTCTCTAGCCTGGACTTCCTCAACCTGCAGGGCAGTAGGCTGAGCAGCCTGGAGCCGCAGGCTCTGCTGGGCTTGCGGGGCCTGTACCACCTGCATCTGGAGCGAAACCGACTTCGGAGCCTGGCGGTTGGCTTGTTCGCGTACACTCCGGGCCTGGCCTCGCTCAGCCTGGGCAACAATCTCCTGGGCCGACTGGAAGAGGGCCTGTTCCGGGGCCTCACCCACCTCTGGGACCTCAACCTAGGCTGGAACAGCCTGGTGGTGTTGCCCGACACTGTGTTCCAGGGCCTGGGCAACCTCCGTGAGCTGGTGCTGGCTGGCAACAAGCTGGCTTACCTGCAGCCAGCACTCTTCTGTGGCCTGGGTGAGCTGCGGGAACTGGACTTGAGCAGGAACGCACTGCGCAGCGTCAAAGCCAACGTCTTTGCGCGGCTGCCCCGGCTGCAGAAGCTCTACCTGGACCGCAACCTCATCACGGCGGTGGCCCCTGGCGCCTTCCTGGGCATGAAGGCGTTGCGCTGGCTGGACCTGTCCCACAACCGTGTGGCTGGCCTCCTGGAGGACACCTTCCCGGGACTTCTGGGCCTGCATGTCCTGCGCCTGGCACACAATGCCATTGGCAGCCTGCGGCCACACACCTTCAAAGACTTGCACTTCCTGGAGGAACTACAGCTCGGTCACAACCGCATCCGGCAGCTGGTGGAGAAGACATTTGAGGGTCTGGGGCAGCTGGAGGTGCTGACGCTCAACGACAACCAGATCCAGGAGGTCAAGGCAGGCGCTTTCCTGGGCCTCTTCAATGTGGCCGTCATGAACCTCTCAGGTAACTGTCTGCGGAACCTCCCGGAgcaggtgttccagggcctgggCAAACTGCACAGCCTGCACCTGGAGAACAGCTGCCTGGGCCGCATCCGCCCACACACCTTTGCTGGCCTCGCGGGGCTGCGCAGGCTCTTCCTCAGGGGCAACGGCATTGCCAGCATCGAGGAGCAGAGCCTGGCGGGGCTGCCGGAGCTCCAGGAGCTTGACCTCACGGCCAACCAGCTCACGCACCTGCCCCGCCGGCTCTTCCAGGGCCTCGGCCAGCTGGAGTACCTGCTCCTCTCCCACAACCAGCTGTCAGCGCTGTCCGCAGACGTCCTGGGCCCCCTGAAGCGGGCCTTCTGGCTGGATGTCTCGCATAACCGCCTGGAGGCGCTGGCTGACGGCCTCTTCTCCCCGTTGGGGCAGCTTCGCTTCCTCAGCCTCAGGAATAACTCCCTCCAAATTTTCTCACCCCAACCTGGCCTGGAGCGCCTGTGGCTGGAGGGCAACCCCTGGGACTGCCGCTGTCCCCTCAAGGCACTGCGGGACTTTGCCCTGCAGAACCCCAGTGTCGTCCCTCGCTTCGTTCAGACCGTCAGCGAGAGCGACGCCGGCCAGCCTGTGTACACCTACAACAACATCACCTGCGCCAGCCCCGCCAGCGTCTCAGGCCTCGACCTGCGGGATGTCGGCGAGGCTCACTTTGTGCACTGCTGA